From one Streptomyces chromofuscus genomic stretch:
- a CDS encoding 3-hydroxybutyryl-CoA dehydrogenase, with translation MTGIPAGDITRVGVVGCGQMGAGIAEVCARAGLDVKVAETTGEALEIGRTRLFNSLSKAAERGKISEEERAATQARLAFTTDLGEFADRDLVIEAVVENEQVKTEIFQVLDQVVTRPDAVLASNTSSIPLVKLAVATSRPDQVVGIHFFNPAPVQQLVELIPALTTSEGTLSRAQLFTEKTLGKHSIRAQDRSGFVVNALLIPYLLSAIRMFESGIASREDIDNGMEMGCAHPMGPLKLSDLIGLDTVASVAQSMYEEYKEPLYAAPPLLQRMVDAGRLGRKSGSGFYSYG, from the coding sequence GTGACGGGCATCCCAGCGGGAGACATCACGCGCGTCGGAGTGGTGGGCTGCGGCCAGATGGGGGCGGGCATCGCCGAGGTGTGCGCCCGCGCCGGACTGGACGTGAAGGTCGCCGAGACCACCGGCGAGGCCCTGGAGATCGGCCGTACCCGGCTGTTCAACTCCCTGTCCAAGGCGGCCGAGCGCGGCAAGATCAGCGAGGAGGAGCGGGCGGCGACCCAGGCGCGCCTCGCCTTCACCACCGACCTCGGGGAGTTCGCCGACCGCGACCTGGTGATCGAGGCCGTCGTCGAGAACGAGCAGGTCAAGACCGAGATCTTCCAGGTGCTCGACCAGGTGGTGACCCGCCCGGACGCCGTCCTCGCGTCGAACACCTCCTCCATCCCGCTGGTGAAGCTGGCGGTCGCCACCTCGCGCCCCGACCAGGTCGTCGGCATCCACTTCTTCAACCCGGCGCCGGTGCAGCAGCTGGTCGAGCTGATCCCGGCGCTGACCACGTCCGAGGGCACGCTCAGCCGGGCGCAGCTGTTCACCGAGAAGACGCTCGGCAAGCACAGCATCCGCGCCCAGGACCGCTCCGGGTTCGTGGTCAACGCGCTGCTGATCCCCTATCTGCTCTCGGCGATCCGGATGTTCGAGTCGGGCATCGCCAGCCGTGAGGACATCGACAACGGCATGGAGATGGGCTGCGCCCACCCGATGGGCCCGCTGAAGCTGTCCGACCTGATCGGTCTGGACACGGTGGCCTCGGTGGCGCAGAGCATGTACGAGGAGTACAAGGAGCCGCTGTACGCCGCTCCCCCGCTGCTCCAGCGGATGGTGGACGCCGGCCGGCTCGGCCGCAAGAGCGGCTCGGGCTTCTACTCGTACGGCTGA
- a CDS encoding NUDIX hydrolase, giving the protein MQWTKQNEQTVYENRWFSVNLADVELPDGRHLDHFLIRLRPVAVATVVNEANEVLLLWRHRFITDSWGWELAAGVVEDGEDIAVAAARELEEETGWRPGPLRHLMSVEPSNGLTDARHHIYWADEGEYVGHPVDDFESDRREWVPLKVVPDLVARGEVPAANMAAALLLLHHLRLGQDTLL; this is encoded by the coding sequence GTGCAGTGGACGAAACAGAACGAACAAACTGTGTATGAAAACCGCTGGTTCAGCGTCAACCTGGCAGACGTGGAGCTGCCGGACGGCCGGCATCTCGACCACTTCCTGATACGACTGCGGCCGGTCGCGGTGGCCACGGTCGTGAACGAGGCCAACGAGGTGCTCCTGCTGTGGCGGCACCGCTTCATCACCGACAGCTGGGGGTGGGAACTCGCGGCCGGGGTCGTCGAGGACGGCGAGGACATCGCCGTCGCGGCCGCCCGGGAGCTGGAGGAGGAGACGGGCTGGCGCCCGGGACCCCTGCGGCACTTGATGAGCGTCGAGCCGTCCAACGGCCTCACGGACGCCCGGCACCACATCTACTGGGCCGACGAGGGCGAGTACGTCGGACACCCGGTGGACGACTTCGAGTCGGACCGCAGGGAGTGGGTCCCCCTCAAGGTCGTCCCCGACCTGGTCGCCCGCGGCGAGGTCCCGGCCGCCAACATGGCTGCCGCGCTGCTGTTACTGCACCACCTCAGGCTCGGGCAGGACACCTTGCTCTGA
- a CDS encoding transcriptional regulator yields the protein MQPNTLLDAILDEAGISHAGLAAHVNQAGRARGLALRYEHTAVARWLKGQRPRGQVPDLICEVLAARLHRPVTLDDIGLGVPGEPAGPHAGSLSGFVERATALWRSDEQQRPHVLGAPAVTGTPAVMPVWEWENPPEDVDVSRGGRHRVTPADIEMLRAARAHYEQMYRKAGGVATRARIVGFLNAEAAPLLRGSYTDATGRQLHRATGGLVAVAGICAYDSDAHGLAQRYFHQALRLAKASGDRGLGAYVIALLVNQSLFMREYRQAVAFAEAALRAAGKHITPALASDLYAMQAKAYAHLGDGTGALSCIRRAEQAAERIRRGHEPDETGYVQPGLVNVQVAEALLSLGELAAAGEHAAAAVDTPAHDRGRVHRLAMLSTVELRQGNTEKAVATAVQMAEQARGMESQRLRDRLRAVREHLARSGGAGTAEAAELIDGALRVPL from the coding sequence ATGCAGCCCAACACTCTGCTCGACGCGATCCTGGACGAGGCGGGGATCTCGCACGCCGGACTCGCGGCGCATGTGAACCAGGCCGGACGCGCGCGTGGGCTCGCGCTCCGCTACGAACACACCGCCGTGGCGCGCTGGTTGAAGGGCCAGCGGCCGCGCGGTCAGGTGCCCGACCTGATCTGCGAGGTGCTCGCCGCCCGCCTGCACCGGCCCGTCACCCTGGACGACATCGGCCTGGGGGTCCCGGGCGAGCCCGCCGGCCCGCACGCCGGCTCCCTGTCCGGGTTCGTGGAACGTGCCACCGCCCTGTGGCGCTCCGACGAACAGCAGCGCCCGCACGTGCTCGGCGCCCCCGCGGTGACCGGGACGCCCGCCGTGATGCCGGTCTGGGAGTGGGAGAACCCGCCCGAGGACGTGGACGTCTCCCGCGGTGGCCGGCACCGGGTCACCCCGGCAGACATCGAGATGCTGCGCGCCGCCCGCGCCCACTACGAGCAGATGTACCGCAAGGCCGGGGGCGTCGCGACCCGCGCCCGGATCGTCGGCTTCCTCAACGCCGAGGCCGCGCCGCTGCTGCGCGGCAGCTACACCGACGCCACCGGCCGCCAACTCCACCGTGCCACCGGCGGACTGGTGGCGGTCGCCGGGATCTGCGCGTACGACTCCGACGCGCACGGCCTCGCCCAGCGCTACTTCCACCAGGCGCTGCGGCTCGCCAAGGCCAGCGGCGACCGGGGACTCGGCGCGTACGTGATCGCCCTGCTGGTCAACCAGTCGCTGTTCATGCGGGAGTACCGCCAGGCCGTCGCCTTCGCCGAGGCCGCCCTGCGCGCCGCCGGCAAGCACATCACCCCGGCCCTCGCCTCCGACCTGTACGCGATGCAGGCCAAGGCGTACGCCCACCTCGGGGACGGCACGGGCGCTCTGTCCTGCATCCGGCGGGCCGAGCAGGCAGCCGAACGCATCCGGCGCGGACACGAACCCGACGAGACGGGCTATGTCCAGCCGGGCCTGGTCAACGTCCAGGTGGCGGAGGCGCTGCTCAGCCTCGGCGAGCTGGCGGCCGCCGGGGAGCACGCCGCGGCCGCCGTGGACACCCCGGCGCACGACCGGGGCCGGGTGCACCGGCTGGCCATGCTCAGCACCGTCGAACTGCGCCAGGGCAACACGGAGAAGGCGGTGGCCACCGCGGTGCAGATGGCGGAGCAGGCCCGCGGCATGGAGTCCCAGCGGCTGCGCGACAGACTCAGGGCGGTGCGCGAGCACCTGGCGCGCAGTGGCGGCGCGGGCACGGCCGAGGCCGCCGAACTGATCGACGGCGCCCTGCGCGTACCGCTGTAG
- a CDS encoding PP2C family protein-serine/threonine phosphatase, with protein sequence MIRIRALRLPTLWGAPAITYKPACSLAGQTSRGARIATGAVFFAVGTGLVLRVRRTLLRALRQARRVGGAAQSTLLWPLPPRIDELNVAAAQLSAGRASSAGGDLYEVIPTEHGVRVLMGDVRGHGPEAIGTVAAVLGSFREAVHDEPELGRVLRRLDRALARHLRGRPPVEQAEEFVTVLLLEIGRDGEVRALNCGHPWPYRLGESGVEPLDRAEPLPPLGPFPLPADLPAVRHGELRPGEVLFLYTDGAEDARDARGRFFPLPDVLTEAVRSGATSPQAVLGAVFTRLLRHAGGSPPDDVALLVLGNERHLRRPPQARQAAPHPTTHR encoded by the coding sequence ATGATCCGTATCAGGGCCCTGAGGCTGCCCACCCTGTGGGGTGCCCCGGCGATCACGTACAAGCCGGCCTGCTCGCTCGCCGGGCAGACCTCCCGCGGTGCGCGGATCGCCACCGGCGCCGTGTTCTTCGCCGTCGGAACCGGCCTCGTCCTCCGTGTGCGCAGAACACTGCTGCGCGCACTGCGGCAGGCCCGCCGCGTCGGGGGAGCCGCGCAGAGCACGCTGTTGTGGCCACTGCCCCCGCGCATCGACGAACTGAACGTCGCCGCCGCCCAACTGTCCGCCGGCCGTGCCTCCTCCGCGGGCGGCGACCTGTACGAGGTGATCCCCACCGAGCACGGGGTGCGGGTGCTGATGGGCGACGTGCGGGGGCATGGACCGGAGGCGATCGGGACGGTCGCCGCCGTGCTGGGCAGCTTCCGGGAGGCCGTGCACGACGAGCCCGAACTCGGCCGGGTGCTGCGCAGACTCGACCGCGCCCTGGCCCGGCATCTACGCGGGCGTCCGCCCGTCGAGCAGGCCGAGGAGTTCGTCACCGTCCTGCTGCTGGAGATCGGCCGGGACGGCGAGGTACGGGCGCTGAACTGCGGGCATCCCTGGCCGTACCGGCTGGGGGAGAGCGGGGTCGAGCCGCTGGACCGCGCCGAGCCGCTGCCGCCGCTCGGGCCGTTCCCGCTCCCGGCCGACCTGCCGGCCGTACGCCACGGCGAACTGCGGCCCGGTGAGGTTCTGTTCCTCTACACGGACGGAGCCGAGGACGCCCGCGACGCCCGTGGCCGGTTCTTTCCGCTGCCGGACGTGCTGACGGAGGCGGTGCGCTCCGGCGCCACCTCTCCCCAGGCCGTTCTGGGCGCCGTCTTCACGCGCCTGTTACGGCATGCCGGCGGCAGTCCGCCCGATGACGTGGCCCTGCTGGTCCTGGGCAACGAACGCCACCTCCGACGCCCTCCTCAGGCGCGGCAGGCCGCGCCGCACCCGACAACGCACCGCTAG
- the pheT gene encoding phenylalanine--tRNA ligase subunit beta, with translation MRVPLSWLREYVDLPETETGRDVQAKLISAGLEVETVEQLGDGLKGPLVVGQVLTIEELTEFKKPIRFCTVDVGGANGTGEPQEIVCGARNFAVGDKVVVVLPGAVLPGGFAISARKTYGRTSHGMICSSDELGMGDDGTKGIIVLPPETEVGKDAIELLELVDEVLDIAVTANRGDCLSIRGVARETAIAYGLPLRDPALLDVPAPNAYGYPVKVSEPMGCDRFTARTVSGLQPEARSPIWLKRRLQKVGMRPISLAVDVTNYVMTELGQPLHAYDRGLVRGPIGVRRAEEGERIVTLDGVERKLHAEDLVITDERGPIGLAGVMGGADTEIADHDATEGSTTDVVIEAAHFDAVSIARTARRHKLSSEASRRFERGVDPQAASAAAQRTVDLLVLLAGGTADAGVTEIMAPSAPHTIAMPADHPDRVAGVEYGRETVVRRLQEVGCDVYGQDELIVTVPSWRPDLLEQNDLAEEVIRLEGYENLPSTLPKPPSQRGLTHRQRLHRRVGRALAGAGYVEAPNYPFVSEQVFDQLGLDAADPARRVVKLVNPLNDEEPALRTSLLPGLLGALRRNDGRGAHDLALFETGLVFLPRADQGGAATHLPVDRRPTDEEIAALDAALPEQPRHVAVVLAGAREQAGWWGKGRPGDWADAVEAARTVAREAGAELVVRKGQYGPWHPGRCAELVVAADGAERVVGHAGELHPRVLKALGLPERTCAMELNLDALEQVGDGTPQAPSISAFPVATQDVALVVDRAVVQADVEAALREGAGELLESIRLFDVYENADQLGADRKSLAYALRFRAGDRTLTVDEASAARDAAVALAAERTGAVLRS, from the coding sequence ATGCGGGTCCCGCTTTCTTGGCTGCGGGAGTACGTCGACCTGCCGGAGACGGAGACCGGTCGTGACGTGCAGGCCAAGCTCATTTCGGCTGGGCTCGAGGTGGAGACCGTCGAGCAGCTGGGCGACGGCCTCAAGGGCCCCCTGGTCGTCGGCCAGGTGCTCACCATCGAGGAACTGACGGAGTTCAAGAAGCCGATCCGCTTCTGCACCGTCGACGTCGGCGGGGCCAACGGCACCGGTGAGCCCCAGGAGATCGTCTGCGGCGCCCGGAACTTCGCCGTCGGCGACAAGGTCGTCGTGGTCCTCCCGGGCGCCGTGCTGCCCGGCGGCTTCGCGATCAGCGCGCGCAAGACCTACGGCCGTACCTCGCACGGCATGATCTGCTCCAGCGACGAGCTGGGCATGGGCGACGACGGCACCAAGGGCATCATCGTGCTGCCGCCCGAGACCGAGGTCGGCAAGGACGCGATCGAGCTGCTGGAGCTGGTCGACGAGGTGCTGGACATCGCCGTCACCGCCAACCGCGGCGACTGTCTGTCCATCCGCGGCGTCGCCCGCGAGACCGCCATCGCCTACGGCCTGCCGCTGCGCGACCCCGCCCTGCTCGACGTGCCCGCGCCGAACGCCTACGGCTACCCGGTGAAGGTCTCCGAGCCGATGGGCTGCGACCGCTTCACCGCCCGCACGGTGTCCGGCCTGCAGCCCGAGGCCCGCTCCCCGATCTGGCTGAAGCGCCGCCTGCAGAAGGTCGGCATGCGCCCGATCTCGCTCGCCGTCGACGTCACCAACTACGTGATGACGGAGCTCGGCCAGCCGCTGCACGCCTACGACCGGGGGCTCGTCCGGGGCCCGATCGGCGTGCGCCGGGCCGAGGAGGGCGAGAGGATCGTCACCCTCGACGGCGTCGAGCGGAAGCTGCACGCCGAGGACCTGGTGATCACCGACGAGCGCGGCCCCATCGGCCTCGCGGGCGTCATGGGCGGCGCCGACACCGAGATCGCCGACCACGACGCCACCGAGGGTTCGACCACGGACGTCGTGATCGAGGCCGCGCACTTCGACGCGGTGTCCATCGCGCGTACGGCCCGCCGTCACAAGCTGTCCTCCGAGGCCTCCCGCCGCTTCGAGCGCGGCGTCGACCCGCAGGCCGCATCCGCAGCCGCACAGCGCACGGTCGACCTGCTCGTGCTCCTCGCGGGCGGCACCGCCGACGCCGGTGTCACCGAGATCATGGCTCCGTCCGCGCCGCACACCATCGCCATGCCGGCCGACCACCCGGACAGGGTCGCGGGCGTCGAGTACGGCCGCGAGACCGTCGTACGCCGGCTGCAGGAGGTCGGCTGCGACGTGTACGGGCAGGACGAGCTGATCGTCACCGTGCCGTCCTGGCGGCCGGACCTGCTCGAGCAGAACGACCTCGCCGAAGAGGTCATCCGCCTGGAGGGTTACGAGAACCTGCCCTCCACGCTTCCCAAGCCTCCGTCGCAGCGCGGTCTCACCCACCGGCAGCGGCTGCACCGCCGGGTCGGGCGGGCGCTGGCCGGGGCGGGCTACGTCGAGGCGCCGAACTACCCGTTCGTCAGCGAGCAGGTCTTCGACCAGCTCGGCCTGGACGCCGCCGACCCCGCCCGCCGCGTGGTGAAGCTGGTCAACCCCCTCAACGACGAGGAGCCCGCGCTGCGCACGTCGCTGCTGCCGGGGCTGCTCGGCGCGCTGCGCCGCAACGACGGGCGCGGTGCGCACGACCTCGCGCTGTTCGAGACCGGGCTGGTCTTCCTGCCGCGCGCGGACCAGGGCGGCGCGGCCACGCATCTGCCGGTCGACCGCCGACCGACCGACGAGGAGATCGCCGCGCTCGACGCCGCGCTGCCCGAGCAGCCGCGCCATGTCGCCGTCGTCCTCGCGGGCGCCCGCGAGCAGGCCGGCTGGTGGGGCAAGGGCCGTCCGGGCGACTGGGCCGACGCGGTCGAGGCGGCGCGTACGGTTGCCCGCGAGGCGGGTGCCGAGCTCGTCGTACGCAAGGGCCAGTACGGGCCGTGGCACCCGGGCCGCTGCGCCGAACTCGTGGTCGCCGCCGACGGCGCCGAGCGGGTCGTCGGCCACGCCGGCGAACTGCACCCACGCGTCCTGAAGGCCCTGGGCCTGCCCGAGCGCACCTGCGCGATGGAGCTGAACCTGGACGCCCTGGAGCAGGTCGGCGACGGCACCCCGCAGGCGCCGAGCATCTCCGCCTTCCCGGTGGCCACGCAGGACGTCGCGCTGGTCGTCGACCGGGCGGTCGTGCAGGCGGACGTCGAGGCCGCGCTGCGCGAGGGCGCGGGTGAACTGCTGGAGTCCATCCGGCTGTTCGACGTGTACGAGAACGCCGATCAGCTCGGCGCGGACCGCAAGTCGCTGGCGTACGCGCTGCGGTTCCGGGCCGGTGACCGGACGCTCACCGTCGACGAGGCGTCCGCGGCGCGGGACGCGGCGGTGGCGTTGGCCGCGGAGCGTACGGGCGCGGTGCTGCGCAGCTAG
- the pheS gene encoding phenylalanine--tRNA ligase subunit alpha: MSAPNKSYDPVEVEALKPEEIERMRDEALAAFVAADSLDALQEAKVAHTGGASPLALANREIGALPPHAKAEVGKRVGQARGAVNKALAARQAELEAERDARVLVEEAVDVTLPYDRVPAGARHPLTTLSERIEDIFVAMGYEVAEGPQVEAEWFNFDALNIGPDHPARGEADTFFVQGPDGGSESGVVLRTHTSPVQIRSLLDRELPVYVICPGRVYRTDELDATHTPVFHQVELLAVDEGLTMADLKGTLDHMVQSLFGEGMKTRLRPNFFPFTEPSAEMDMVCYVCRGESVGNPDRPCRTCSSEGWIELGGCGMVNPRVLTACGVDPERYSGFAFGFGIERMLMFRHNVEDMRDMVEGDVRFTRPFGMEI, encoded by the coding sequence ATGTCGGCACCCAATAAGTCGTACGACCCAGTCGAGGTCGAGGCGTTGAAACCGGAAGAGATCGAGCGCATGCGGGACGAGGCGCTCGCCGCCTTCGTCGCCGCGGACTCCCTCGACGCGCTCCAGGAGGCCAAGGTCGCCCACACCGGCGGCGCCTCCCCGCTGGCGCTGGCCAACCGCGAGATCGGCGCCCTGCCCCCGCACGCCAAGGCCGAGGTCGGCAAGCGCGTCGGCCAGGCCCGTGGCGCCGTCAACAAGGCCCTGGCCGCCCGCCAGGCCGAACTGGAGGCCGAGCGGGACGCCCGGGTGCTGGTCGAGGAGGCGGTGGACGTCACGCTGCCCTACGACCGTGTGCCCGCCGGCGCCCGCCACCCGTTGACCACGCTCTCCGAGCGCATCGAGGACATCTTCGTGGCCATGGGCTACGAGGTCGCCGAGGGCCCGCAGGTCGAGGCCGAGTGGTTCAACTTCGACGCCCTCAACATCGGCCCGGACCATCCGGCGCGCGGCGAGGCCGACACCTTCTTCGTGCAGGGCCCGGACGGCGGCTCGGAGTCCGGGGTCGTGCTGCGCACCCACACCTCGCCCGTGCAGATCCGCTCCCTGCTCGACCGCGAGCTGCCGGTCTACGTGATCTGCCCGGGCCGCGTGTACCGCACCGACGAGCTGGACGCGACGCACACCCCGGTGTTCCACCAGGTGGAGCTGCTCGCGGTGGACGAGGGCCTGACCATGGCCGACCTCAAGGGCACGCTCGACCACATGGTCCAGTCGCTGTTCGGCGAGGGCATGAAGACCCGGCTGCGGCCGAACTTCTTCCCGTTCACCGAGCCGTCCGCCGAGATGGACATGGTGTGCTACGTCTGCCGCGGCGAGTCCGTCGGCAACCCCGACCGGCCCTGCCGCACCTGCTCCAGCGAGGGCTGGATCGAGCTGGGCGGCTGCGGCATGGTCAACCCGCGGGTGCTCACCGCCTGCGGCGTCGACCCGGAGAGGTACAGCGGCTTCGCCTTCGGGTTCGGCATCGAGCGGATGCTGATGTTCCGCCACAACGTCGAGGACATGCGAGACATGGTCGAGGGTGACGTCCGGTTCACCCGGCCGTTCGGGATGGAGATCTGA
- a CDS encoding sensor histidine kinase gives MSVGTSSAPGGRDVRRPPASRYGDPAELGIDPDDLPDGLVVADEHGQVVCFNAAAERVTALTAADALGQPLDKALPLEDLEGRRWWQLTDPYGGLATRVRQPERNLLLPGGREVLVSARYVRTEPTGPVRRVVVSLRDTEARRRTERSHAELIATVAHELRSPLTSVKGFTATLLAKWERFTDDQKRLMLETVDADADRVTRLIAELLDISRIDSGRLEVRRQPVDIGAAVGRHIQAYVAAGLPADRFLLRVEQPLPDLWADPDKIDQVLSNLIENAVRHGEGTVTIDVTPTASPREGEDVGTSVTVSDEGTGIPEESMNRVFTRFWRGSKRGGTGLGLYIVKGIVEAHGGTITVGRAPGGGAQFRFTLPVAAPAYLA, from the coding sequence ATGAGCGTCGGCACGAGCAGCGCTCCGGGGGGACGGGACGTGCGGCGTCCGCCCGCGTCCCGGTACGGCGATCCCGCCGAGCTCGGCATCGACCCCGACGACCTGCCCGACGGCCTCGTCGTCGCCGACGAGCACGGCCAGGTCGTCTGCTTCAACGCCGCCGCCGAACGCGTCACCGCCCTGACCGCCGCCGACGCGCTCGGGCAGCCGCTCGACAAGGCGCTGCCGCTGGAGGACCTCGAGGGCAGGCGCTGGTGGCAGCTGACCGACCCCTATGGCGGCCTCGCCACCCGGGTCCGGCAGCCGGAGCGGAACCTGCTGCTGCCGGGCGGGCGGGAGGTGCTCGTCTCGGCGCGGTACGTCCGCACCGAACCCACCGGCCCCGTCCGCCGGGTCGTCGTCTCGCTGCGCGACACCGAGGCCCGGCGCCGCACCGAGCGCAGTCACGCCGAACTGATCGCCACCGTCGCCCACGAGCTGCGCTCCCCGCTCACCTCCGTCAAAGGGTTCACGGCCACGCTGCTCGCCAAGTGGGAGCGGTTCACCGACGACCAGAAACGCCTGATGCTGGAGACGGTCGACGCCGACGCCGACCGCGTCACCCGGCTCATCGCCGAGCTGCTGGACATCTCGCGCATCGACTCGGGCCGGCTGGAGGTGCGCCGCCAGCCCGTCGACATCGGCGCCGCCGTCGGCCGGCACATCCAGGCGTACGTCGCCGCGGGCCTGCCCGCCGACCGGTTCCTGCTCCGCGTCGAGCAGCCGCTGCCCGACCTGTGGGCCGACCCCGACAAGATCGACCAGGTGCTCAGCAACCTCATCGAAAATGCCGTGCGCCACGGCGAGGGAACTGTCACGATCGACGTCACGCCCACCGCCTCCCCGCGCGAAGGGGAGGACGTCGGCACGTCGGTCACCGTGAGCGACGAGGGCACCGGCATCCCGGAGGAGTCCATGAACCGCGTCTTCACCCGCTTCTGGCGGGGCAGCAAGCGCGGCGGCACGGGCCTCGGGCTGTACATCGTCAAGGGCATCGTCGAGGCCCACGGCGGCACCATCACGGTCGGCCGCGCCCCCGGCGGCGGCGCGCAGTTCCGATTTACGCTGCCCGTGGCGGCTCCGGCGTATCTCGCCTGA
- a CDS encoding TrmH family RNA methyltransferase, with product MSPAVPELISPRSPRVLAARRLARRNFRGKERLFLAEGPQAVREAGAQPGTLVELFATVEAADRYADIIGEARGTGARVHLASEQVIADISTTVTPQGLVGICRFLDTPFEKILAARPRLVAVLAHVRDPGNAGTVLRCADAAGAEAVVLTDASVDLYNPKAVRASVGSLFHLPVAVGVPVERAVAGLKEAGVRVLAADGAGQHDLDDELDKQTMGGPTAWVFGNEAWGLPEETRTLADAVVRVPIHGKAESLNLATAAAVCLYASARAQRAPGGCRSVTGN from the coding sequence ATGTCCCCCGCCGTTCCCGAGCTGATCTCCCCCCGTTCCCCCCGGGTCCTGGCCGCGCGGCGGCTGGCCAGGCGGAACTTCCGGGGCAAGGAGCGGCTGTTCCTCGCGGAGGGGCCCCAGGCCGTGCGGGAGGCCGGGGCGCAGCCGGGGACGCTCGTGGAGCTGTTCGCGACCGTCGAGGCGGCCGATCGGTACGCCGACATCATCGGCGAGGCCCGGGGCACCGGCGCCCGGGTGCACCTCGCCTCCGAGCAGGTCATCGCCGACATCTCCACGACCGTGACCCCGCAGGGGCTGGTCGGGATCTGCCGGTTCCTGGACACGCCCTTCGAGAAGATCCTCGCCGCCCGGCCCCGGCTCGTCGCCGTGCTCGCGCACGTGCGGGACCCCGGCAACGCCGGGACCGTGCTGCGCTGCGCGGACGCCGCCGGTGCCGAGGCCGTCGTCCTGACCGACGCCTCCGTCGACCTGTACAACCCCAAGGCCGTACGCGCCTCCGTCGGGTCGCTGTTCCATCTGCCGGTCGCCGTCGGGGTGCCCGTCGAGCGGGCCGTGGCGGGACTGAAGGAGGCCGGGGTGCGCGTCCTGGCCGCCGACGGGGCCGGGCAGCACGACCTCGACGACGAGCTCGACAAGCAGACCATGGGCGGGCCCACCGCCTGGGTCTTCGGCAACGAGGCGTGGGGCCTGCCCGAGGAGACCCGCACGCTCGCGGACGCCGTCGTCCGCGTCCCGATCCACGGGAAGGCCGAGAGCCTGAACCTCGCGACCGCCGCAGCCGTATGCCTCTACGCGTCGGCCCGTGCACAGCGCGCCCCCGGAGGCTGCCGCTCCGTCACCGGGAACTAG
- the rplT gene encoding 50S ribosomal protein L20 — protein sequence MARVKRAVNAHKKRRAILEQASGYRGQRSRLYRKAKEQVTHSLVYNYNDRKKRKGDFRQLWIQRINAAARANGITYNRFIQGLKAANVEVDRKILAELAVNDATAFAALVEVAQKALPADVNAPKAA from the coding sequence GTGGCACGCGTCAAGCGGGCAGTGAACGCCCACAAGAAGCGCCGGGCGATCCTCGAGCAGGCCTCCGGCTACCGCGGTCAGCGTTCGCGCCTGTACCGCAAGGCCAAGGAGCAGGTCACCCACTCGCTGGTCTACAACTACAACGACCGCAAGAAGCGCAAGGGTGACTTCCGCCAGCTGTGGATCCAGCGCATCAACGCCGCTGCCCGCGCCAACGGCATCACGTACAACCGCTTCATCCAGGGCCTGAAGGCCGCGAACGTCGAGGTCGACCGCAAGATCCTCGCCGAGCTCGCCGTGAACGACGCCACCGCGTTCGCCGCGCTGGTCGAGGTCGCGCAGAAGGCGCTGCCGGCGGACGTCAACGCGCCGAAGGCCGCGTGA
- the rpmI gene encoding 50S ribosomal protein L35: MPKNKSHSGASKRFKVTGSGKVLRERAGKRHLLEHKSSRLTRRLTGNAEMAPGDAKKIKKLLGK, translated from the coding sequence ATGCCGAAGAACAAGTCGCACAGCGGTGCCAGCAAGCGCTTCAAGGTCACCGGCTCCGGCAAGGTGCTCCGTGAGCGCGCCGGCAAGCGCCACCTGCTCGAGCACAAGTCGTCCCGTCTGACGCGTCGCCTCACCGGCAACGCCGAGATGGCCCCGGGCGACGCCAAGAAGATCAAGAAGCTTCTCGGCAAGTGA
- the infC gene encoding translation initiation factor IF-3: MWCYRGGSISAEPRINDRIRVPEVRLVGPSGEQVGIVPLAKALELAQEYDLDLVEVAANARPPVCKLMDYGKFKYESAMKAREARKNQAHTVIKEMKLRPKIDPHDYDTKKGHVVRFLKQGDKVKITIMFRGREQSRPELGYRLLQRLAEDVQDLGFVESNPKQDGRNMIMVLGPHKKKTEAMAEARQAQEARKASAKANPGRSQNPADAEAPAEEPAEA, encoded by the coding sequence GTGTGGTGCTACCGAGGAGGATCCATCAGCGCCGAGCCCCGCATCAACGACCGGATTCGCGTTCCCGAGGTGCGACTTGTCGGTCCCAGTGGCGAGCAGGTGGGCATCGTCCCGCTCGCTAAGGCACTGGAGCTTGCGCAGGAGTACGACCTGGACCTGGTCGAGGTCGCGGCGAACGCCCGTCCGCCCGTGTGCAAGCTCATGGACTACGGGAAGTTCAAGTACGAGTCGGCCATGAAGGCCCGTGAGGCGCGCAAGAACCAGGCGCACACGGTCATCAAGGAGATGAAGCTCCGGCCGAAGATCGACCCGCACGACTATGACACCAAGAAGGGTCACGTCGTTCGGTTCCTCAAGCAGGGCGACAAGGTCAAGATCACGATCATGTTCCGTGGTCGCGAGCAGTCCCGGCCCGAGCTGGGCTACCGGCTGCTGCAGCGGCTCGCGGAGGACGTCCAGGACCTCGGTTTCGTGGAGTCGAACCCGAAGCAGGACGGCCGCAACATGATCATGGTCCTCGGTCCGCACAAGAAGAAGACCGAGGCGATGGCCGAGGCTCGCCAGGCGCAGGAGGCCCGCAAGGCGTCCGCGAAGGCCAATCCCGGTCGCTCGCAGAACCCCGCCGATGCAGAGGCGCCCGCCGAGGAGCCTGCCGAGGCGTGA